The Lysinibacillus timonensis nucleotide sequence CAATAACTCTCCATGTGAACACTTCTATTGGAAAGCCCCAAGGATACTTATCCATGACCATCTCGGTCACCTTCACAAGTCCTAGTCATATTAATTATCCTCTAAAATCTTCTTGTAAAAGGGCATACATATAGTGATCTTCCCAAATACCATTAATATAAAGTAATTTTCTTAACAAACCTTCCCTAATAAATTGGGCACGTTCTAGAACTTTTATTGAACCTTCATTTTTAGGTGATACATATGCTTCAATTCGATGTAAATTCAGATCGTTAAAGGCAAATTTTACCAAACTATTCACTGCTTCAGTTGCAATTCCTTTTCTCGTAAACCTTTCATCGATTGAGTAACCGATAAATGCACTAGAGTATGGCAGTCTCTTTATTGCATATAAGGAGATGTGACCTATTAGTTGATGTCTTCCTTTTGTATATATTCCAAAGGAGTATTCGCGGTTTACCCTCATTAATTGTATACTCTCCAAGATTTTTCTAAGTTGTGCATCTTCGGTATAAAAAAAATCTTCATGTAAGGGTTCGTATTGCGCCCAAAAATATTTATTCATTGTAAGAA carries:
- a CDS encoding GNAT family N-acetyltransferase; translated protein: MVRKFFNLLQKKGDQVVKLEGERCYLRTFIESDARSLSELLTMNKYFWAQYEPLHEDFFYTEDAQLRKILESIQLMRVNREYSFGIYTKGRHQLIGHISLYAIKRLPYSSAFIGYSIDERFTRKGIATEAVNSLVKFAFNDLNLHRIEAYVSPKNEGSIKVLERAQFIREGLLRKLLYINGIWEDHYMYALLQEDFRG